The Neodiprion virginianus isolate iyNeoVirg1 chromosome 5, iyNeoVirg1.1, whole genome shotgun sequence genome contains a region encoding:
- the LOC124304960 gene encoding alpha-(1,3)-fucosyltransferase C-like has protein sequence MSRSKLWIMVALAIISVTVTMRNFESLSAALSEYKVAVSSGNFLNSKAARGNESIERRILLWTNLFGDKWFYMGKTGHFDSCPNRYKNCEVTRSRNLTEVTKFDAILFHSNELRLDDLPEYREPHQRYVYVNLESPATRTFQLDTFFEDFFNTTMTYRLDSDIPWLYKVMRNIDTGQVVAPLEHPEWSQPSDDPMRLRLDVTFEGKIKPIAWLVSNCKTPGKRELYVNELRKYVQVDVIGKCSKVSDHSPKCPRSKDCFAEFIEKDYFFYLSFENSLCTDYVTEKLFNALSYHIIPVVYGGANYSRFAPPHSYIDALDFESPKQLAEFLTSLSKDREAYLSYFWWKKFYEVASPNHGTLCNLCRLLNEPEGKSKTYSRISSWYAEDQCPIQDRFSNGKFATKASRARI, from the exons ATGTCGAGATCAAAACTATGGATAATGGTAGCTTTGGCAATAATTTCCGTTACAGTGACAATGAGGAATTTCGAATCGCTATCAGCAGCATTAAGTGAATACAAAGTTGCCGTGAGTAGCGGGAACTTTTTGAATTCGAAAGCAGCTCGAGGCAACGAAAGCATTGAGCGGCGTATTTTGCTGTGGACGAACTTGTTCGGTGACAAGTGGTTCTACATGGGTAAAACCGGCCACTTCGATAGCTGTCCAAACAGATACAAGAACTGCGAGGTAACGCGTTCGAGAAACCTCACCGAGGTGACCAAATTCGACGCGATACTCTTTCATAGTAACGAACTGCGCCTTGACGACCTTCCGGAATACAGGGAGCCCCACCAACGGTACGTGTACGTGAACCTCGAGAGTCCGGCCACGCGGACATTCCAACTTGATACCTTCTTCGAAGACTTCTTCAACACGACTATGACCTACAGACTCGACAGCGACATTCCTTGGCTGTACAAAGTGATGCGGAACATCGATACCGGCCAGGTGGTCGCCCCTCTTGAACATCCTGAATGGTCCCAACCTTCGGACGACCCGATGAGGCTCAGGCTCGACGTGACGTTTGAGGGGAAGATCAAACCCATCGCGTGGCTCGTCAGCAACTGCAAGACTCCGGGCAAGCGCGAACTCTACGTCAACGAGCTCCGGAAGTACGTGCAGGTAGACGTAATTGGGAAATGTTCGAAAGTCTCCGATCATAGTCCCAAGTGTCCCAGGTCGAAGGACTGCTTCGCTGAATTCATTGAAAAGGACTACTTCTTCTATCTATCGTTCGAGAATTCCTTGTGCACGGATTACGTcactgaaaaattattcaacgctCTCAG TTACCACATCATCCCGGTGGTTTA CGGCGGTGCAAACTACAGCAGATTCGCGCCGCCGCATTCGTACATAGACGCCCTGGACTTCGAGAGTCCAAAACAGCTTGCCGAATTTTTGACCAGCTTATCGAAGGACCGTGAAGCGTACCTGTCCTACTTTTGGTGGAAGAAGTTTTACGAAGTGGCTTCTCCGAACCATGGGACTCTCTGTAACCTCTGTCGATTACTCAACGAGCCTGAAGGGAAATCAAAAACTTATTCGCGTATCAGCAGCTGGTATGCGGAGGATCAATGTCCGATTCAGGACAGGTTCAGCAACGGGAAGTTTGCCACAAAAGCGTCGAGAGCTCgtatatga